The following are from one region of the Amia ocellicauda isolate fAmiCal2 chromosome 1, fAmiCal2.hap1, whole genome shotgun sequence genome:
- the sytl3 gene encoding synaptotagmin-like protein 3 isoform X1: MYFSRTLNTAEDMDISFLKELEREKVLEVLQRDRSLRTIDEERIRKLKLELQEIRRKGVKSLSREYMQRSCARCQRPLGKLWNTGAVCKGCSHRICSRCRVTTATRVWKCTVCYAYGEVKIKSGEWFLEERAKKFPADGEKNETVGERLLKSCQRLRAVMSRGDVERVRPVDFSHSFKNDICIVPPTPTLEVTSTFPSKPGGLQNSRGFTKSVENLFVSLTTHMKKMSKSQNDVTVDQSLLTADYGESTRKERRSLSDPAINTSATLTKAPSLPILYKKVEYEADDNCDSMDEYRSTNTLYSGAEKRDSIYSISSTCTDPGNYDNASVTGEMELRIVYDFKSTCLQISIKTCKNLAYGDAKRKKCNPYIKVYLLPDKPHSKQKTAIKKNTVDPVFNETLWYNIDRSQLETRTLHASVWHAGTLKRKVFLGEVLIPLGVWRFDDSSTQSYQWYTLGSKQPDRYDECIQAQYNGELLIKAKFTLTSQESIVHTKKDETLMEMTGFGQLTILIIEAKNLPSLRPDGTVNAFIKACLTLPGERELKQKTPVLKRTSYPQWNHQIMFGGVSQAEVLDACLVLSVWDQAPFGRSDRFLGGAQLDRATAQMSCSAELPWQQLLRRPNTWQNFHLIIHPNINMMKT, encoded by the exons atgtatttttcaagaACACTCAACACTGCTGAGGACATGGACATTAGTTTCCTCAAAGAACTGGAGCGAGAGAAAGTCTTGGAAGTGCTCCAGAGAGACAGGAGTCTGCGTACAATTGATGAGGAGAGGATAAG GAAACTCAAGCTGGAACTCCAGGAGATCCGGCGCAAGGGAGTGAAGAGTCTGTCTCGAGAGTACATGCAGAGGTCGTGCGCCCGCTGCCAGAGACCGCTGGGGAAGCTGTGGAACACAGGTGCTGTGTGCAAAGGCTGCAGCCACCGCATCTGCAGCCGGTGCAGGGTCACCACGGCCACCCGTGTGTGGAAATGCACAGTGTGCTACGCGTACGG GGAAGTAAAAATTAAATCTGGTGAATGGTTCTTGGAAGAAAGAGCGAAGAAATTCCCAGCAGACGGAG AGAAGAACGAGACGGTTGGAGAGAGATTGTTAAAATCCTGCCAGAGATTAAG AGCAGTGATGTCTAGAGGGGATGTGGAGAGAGTTCGGCCAGTGGATTTCTCACacagttttaaaaa TGATATATGTATTGTCCCACCAACCCCTACTCTTGAAGTCACATCCACATTTCCAAGCAAACCAGGG GGGCTGCAAAACTCGAGAGGATTCACTAAATCAGTTGAAAACCTGTTTGTGTCGCTCACAACGCATATGAAGA AAATGTCCAAGTCTCAGAATGATGTAACTGTGGACCAGTCCCTCCTGACTGCTGATTATGGGGAGAGCACAAGGAAAGAGCGCAGAAGCCTGTCAGACCCCGCTATCAACACATCGGCAACC CTGACAAAGGCCCCCAGTCTTCCCATTCTGTACAAGAAGGTTGAATATGAGGCAGATGACAACTGTGACTCTATGGATGAATACAGATCCACCAACACGCTGTATTCAGGAGCAGAGAAGAGG GACAGCATATACAGCATCAGCAGCACATGCACTGACCCTGGCAACTACGACAATGCCAGCGTGACGGGGGAAATGGAGCTGCGAATCGTGTACGACTTCAAGAGCACCTGTTTACAAATCTCCATTAAAACCTGTAAAAACCTGGCATACGGCGACGCAAAGAGGAAAAAGTGTAACCC ATACATCAAGGTCTATTTGCTTCCAGACAAGCCTCACAGCAAACAGAAGACCGCAATAAAGAAGAATACAGTGGACCCGGTGTTTAATGAGACCTTATGG TACAACATTGACCGCTCCCAGCTGGAGACCAGGACTCTGCACGCGTCGGTCTGGCACGCAGGAACACTGAAGCGCAAAGTGTTTCTGGGAGAAGTTCTCATCCCCCTGGGTGTCTGGAGATTTGATGACAGCTCCACACAGTCCTACCAGTGGTACACGCTCGGCTCCAAG CAGCCCGACAGGTATGATGAATGTATCCAGGCACAGTACAATGGGGAGCTCCTGATAAAGGCCAAGTTCACTCTGACATCACAAGAGTCCATTGTTCACACCAAGAAGGATG AAACCCTGATGGAGATGACTGGTTTTGGTCAGCTGACTATTCTTATCATTGAAGCCAAAAACCTGCCGTCTCTGAGGCCTGATGGGACAGTGAACGCATTCATCAAGGC GTGCCTCACCTTGCCCGGAGAGAGGGAGCTCAAACAGAAGACCCCTGTCCTGAAGAGGACGTCCTACCCCCAGTGGAATCATCAGATCATGTTTGGCGGGGTCTCCCAGGCCGAGGTGCTGGACGCCTGTCTGGTCCTCTCAGTCTGGGACCAGGCCCCGTTTGGCCGTTCTGACCGTTTCCTTGGAGGAGCCCAGTTAGACCGAG CTACAGCACAGATGTCATGCTCTGCAGAGCTGCCTTGGCAACAGTTACTGAGAAGGCCCAACACATGGCAAAACTTCCACTTGATCATTCATCCTAATATAAACATGATGAAAACTTAA
- the sytl3 gene encoding synaptotagmin-like protein 3 isoform X2, producing MYFSRTLNTAEDMDISFLKELEREKVLEVLQRDRSLRTIDEERIRKLKLELQEIRRKGVKSLSREYMQRSCARCQRPLGKLWNTGAVCKGCSHRICSRCRVTTATRVWKCTVCYAYGEVKIKSGEWFLEERAKKFPADGEKNETVGERLLKSCQRLRAVMSRGDVERVRPVDFSHSFKNDICIVPPTPTLEVTSTFPSKPGGLQNSRGFTKSVENLFVSLTTHMKKMSKSQNDVTVDQSLLTADYGESTRKERRSLSDPAINTSATLTKAPSLPILYKKVEYEADDNCDSMDEYRSTNTLYSGAEKRDSIYSISSTCTDPGNYDNASVTGEMELRIVYDFKSTCLQISIKTCKNLAYGDAKRKKCNPYIKVYLLPDKPHSKQKTAIKKNTVDPVFNETLWYNIDRSQLETRTLHASVWHAGTLKRKVFLGEVLIPLGVWRFDDSSTQSYQWYTLGSKPDRYDECIQAQYNGELLIKAKFTLTSQESIVHTKKDETLMEMTGFGQLTILIIEAKNLPSLRPDGTVNAFIKACLTLPGERELKQKTPVLKRTSYPQWNHQIMFGGVSQAEVLDACLVLSVWDQAPFGRSDRFLGGAQLDRATAQMSCSAELPWQQLLRRPNTWQNFHLIIHPNINMMKT from the exons atgtatttttcaagaACACTCAACACTGCTGAGGACATGGACATTAGTTTCCTCAAAGAACTGGAGCGAGAGAAAGTCTTGGAAGTGCTCCAGAGAGACAGGAGTCTGCGTACAATTGATGAGGAGAGGATAAG GAAACTCAAGCTGGAACTCCAGGAGATCCGGCGCAAGGGAGTGAAGAGTCTGTCTCGAGAGTACATGCAGAGGTCGTGCGCCCGCTGCCAGAGACCGCTGGGGAAGCTGTGGAACACAGGTGCTGTGTGCAAAGGCTGCAGCCACCGCATCTGCAGCCGGTGCAGGGTCACCACGGCCACCCGTGTGTGGAAATGCACAGTGTGCTACGCGTACGG GGAAGTAAAAATTAAATCTGGTGAATGGTTCTTGGAAGAAAGAGCGAAGAAATTCCCAGCAGACGGAG AGAAGAACGAGACGGTTGGAGAGAGATTGTTAAAATCCTGCCAGAGATTAAG AGCAGTGATGTCTAGAGGGGATGTGGAGAGAGTTCGGCCAGTGGATTTCTCACacagttttaaaaa TGATATATGTATTGTCCCACCAACCCCTACTCTTGAAGTCACATCCACATTTCCAAGCAAACCAGGG GGGCTGCAAAACTCGAGAGGATTCACTAAATCAGTTGAAAACCTGTTTGTGTCGCTCACAACGCATATGAAGA AAATGTCCAAGTCTCAGAATGATGTAACTGTGGACCAGTCCCTCCTGACTGCTGATTATGGGGAGAGCACAAGGAAAGAGCGCAGAAGCCTGTCAGACCCCGCTATCAACACATCGGCAACC CTGACAAAGGCCCCCAGTCTTCCCATTCTGTACAAGAAGGTTGAATATGAGGCAGATGACAACTGTGACTCTATGGATGAATACAGATCCACCAACACGCTGTATTCAGGAGCAGAGAAGAGG GACAGCATATACAGCATCAGCAGCACATGCACTGACCCTGGCAACTACGACAATGCCAGCGTGACGGGGGAAATGGAGCTGCGAATCGTGTACGACTTCAAGAGCACCTGTTTACAAATCTCCATTAAAACCTGTAAAAACCTGGCATACGGCGACGCAAAGAGGAAAAAGTGTAACCC ATACATCAAGGTCTATTTGCTTCCAGACAAGCCTCACAGCAAACAGAAGACCGCAATAAAGAAGAATACAGTGGACCCGGTGTTTAATGAGACCTTATGG TACAACATTGACCGCTCCCAGCTGGAGACCAGGACTCTGCACGCGTCGGTCTGGCACGCAGGAACACTGAAGCGCAAAGTGTTTCTGGGAGAAGTTCTCATCCCCCTGGGTGTCTGGAGATTTGATGACAGCTCCACACAGTCCTACCAGTGGTACACGCTCGGCTCCAAG CCCGACAGGTATGATGAATGTATCCAGGCACAGTACAATGGGGAGCTCCTGATAAAGGCCAAGTTCACTCTGACATCACAAGAGTCCATTGTTCACACCAAGAAGGATG AAACCCTGATGGAGATGACTGGTTTTGGTCAGCTGACTATTCTTATCATTGAAGCCAAAAACCTGCCGTCTCTGAGGCCTGATGGGACAGTGAACGCATTCATCAAGGC GTGCCTCACCTTGCCCGGAGAGAGGGAGCTCAAACAGAAGACCCCTGTCCTGAAGAGGACGTCCTACCCCCAGTGGAATCATCAGATCATGTTTGGCGGGGTCTCCCAGGCCGAGGTGCTGGACGCCTGTCTGGTCCTCTCAGTCTGGGACCAGGCCCCGTTTGGCCGTTCTGACCGTTTCCTTGGAGGAGCCCAGTTAGACCGAG CTACAGCACAGATGTCATGCTCTGCAGAGCTGCCTTGGCAACAGTTACTGAGAAGGCCCAACACATGGCAAAACTTCCACTTGATCATTCATCCTAATATAAACATGATGAAAACTTAA
- the sytl3 gene encoding synaptotagmin-like protein 3 isoform X3: MYFSRTLNTAEDMDISFLKELEREKVLEVLQRDRSLRTIDEERIRKLKLELQEIRRKGVKSLSREYMQRSCARCQRPLGKLWNTGAVCKGCSHRICSRCRVTTATRVWKCTVCYAYGEVKIKSGEWFLEERAKKFPADGEKNETVGERLLKSCQRLSDICIVPPTPTLEVTSTFPSKPGGLQNSRGFTKSVENLFVSLTTHMKKMSKSQNDVTVDQSLLTADYGESTRKERRSLSDPAINTSATLTKAPSLPILYKKVEYEADDNCDSMDEYRSTNTLYSGAEKRDSIYSISSTCTDPGNYDNASVTGEMELRIVYDFKSTCLQISIKTCKNLAYGDAKRKKCNPYIKVYLLPDKPHSKQKTAIKKNTVDPVFNETLWYNIDRSQLETRTLHASVWHAGTLKRKVFLGEVLIPLGVWRFDDSSTQSYQWYTLGSKQPDRYDECIQAQYNGELLIKAKFTLTSQESIVHTKKDETLMEMTGFGQLTILIIEAKNLPSLRPDGTVNAFIKACLTLPGERELKQKTPVLKRTSYPQWNHQIMFGGVSQAEVLDACLVLSVWDQAPFGRSDRFLGGAQLDRATAQMSCSAELPWQQLLRRPNTWQNFHLIIHPNINMMKT, encoded by the exons atgtatttttcaagaACACTCAACACTGCTGAGGACATGGACATTAGTTTCCTCAAAGAACTGGAGCGAGAGAAAGTCTTGGAAGTGCTCCAGAGAGACAGGAGTCTGCGTACAATTGATGAGGAGAGGATAAG GAAACTCAAGCTGGAACTCCAGGAGATCCGGCGCAAGGGAGTGAAGAGTCTGTCTCGAGAGTACATGCAGAGGTCGTGCGCCCGCTGCCAGAGACCGCTGGGGAAGCTGTGGAACACAGGTGCTGTGTGCAAAGGCTGCAGCCACCGCATCTGCAGCCGGTGCAGGGTCACCACGGCCACCCGTGTGTGGAAATGCACAGTGTGCTACGCGTACGG GGAAGTAAAAATTAAATCTGGTGAATGGTTCTTGGAAGAAAGAGCGAAGAAATTCCCAGCAGACGGAG AGAAGAACGAGACGGTTGGAGAGAGATTGTTAAAATCCTGCCAGAGATTAAG TGATATATGTATTGTCCCACCAACCCCTACTCTTGAAGTCACATCCACATTTCCAAGCAAACCAGGG GGGCTGCAAAACTCGAGAGGATTCACTAAATCAGTTGAAAACCTGTTTGTGTCGCTCACAACGCATATGAAGA AAATGTCCAAGTCTCAGAATGATGTAACTGTGGACCAGTCCCTCCTGACTGCTGATTATGGGGAGAGCACAAGGAAAGAGCGCAGAAGCCTGTCAGACCCCGCTATCAACACATCGGCAACC CTGACAAAGGCCCCCAGTCTTCCCATTCTGTACAAGAAGGTTGAATATGAGGCAGATGACAACTGTGACTCTATGGATGAATACAGATCCACCAACACGCTGTATTCAGGAGCAGAGAAGAGG GACAGCATATACAGCATCAGCAGCACATGCACTGACCCTGGCAACTACGACAATGCCAGCGTGACGGGGGAAATGGAGCTGCGAATCGTGTACGACTTCAAGAGCACCTGTTTACAAATCTCCATTAAAACCTGTAAAAACCTGGCATACGGCGACGCAAAGAGGAAAAAGTGTAACCC ATACATCAAGGTCTATTTGCTTCCAGACAAGCCTCACAGCAAACAGAAGACCGCAATAAAGAAGAATACAGTGGACCCGGTGTTTAATGAGACCTTATGG TACAACATTGACCGCTCCCAGCTGGAGACCAGGACTCTGCACGCGTCGGTCTGGCACGCAGGAACACTGAAGCGCAAAGTGTTTCTGGGAGAAGTTCTCATCCCCCTGGGTGTCTGGAGATTTGATGACAGCTCCACACAGTCCTACCAGTGGTACACGCTCGGCTCCAAG CAGCCCGACAGGTATGATGAATGTATCCAGGCACAGTACAATGGGGAGCTCCTGATAAAGGCCAAGTTCACTCTGACATCACAAGAGTCCATTGTTCACACCAAGAAGGATG AAACCCTGATGGAGATGACTGGTTTTGGTCAGCTGACTATTCTTATCATTGAAGCCAAAAACCTGCCGTCTCTGAGGCCTGATGGGACAGTGAACGCATTCATCAAGGC GTGCCTCACCTTGCCCGGAGAGAGGGAGCTCAAACAGAAGACCCCTGTCCTGAAGAGGACGTCCTACCCCCAGTGGAATCATCAGATCATGTTTGGCGGGGTCTCCCAGGCCGAGGTGCTGGACGCCTGTCTGGTCCTCTCAGTCTGGGACCAGGCCCCGTTTGGCCGTTCTGACCGTTTCCTTGGAGGAGCCCAGTTAGACCGAG CTACAGCACAGATGTCATGCTCTGCAGAGCTGCCTTGGCAACAGTTACTGAGAAGGCCCAACACATGGCAAAACTTCCACTTGATCATTCATCCTAATATAAACATGATGAAAACTTAA